Part of the Quadrisphaera sp. DSM 44207 genome, GTTCCTCACCACCAGCCTGCTCGGCACGGTCGTGGCCGGCGGGTGGAACGACCGCCGGGGCCCGCGCGGCCCGGTCCTGGCGGGGCTGGGGCTGTTCTCGGCCGGGCTGCTGCTCAGCGGCGCGGCGACGTCCTACGCCGTGCTGCTCGCCGGTCGCGTCGTGGCCGGCCTCGGCGGCGGCGTGCTCGTCGTCACCCTCTACGTCGTCGTGGGCATGCTCTTCACCGACGAGCAGCGCCCGCGCGTGTTCGCGTGGATGAGCTCGGCCTGGGTCCTGCCCGCGCTCGTCGGCCCGCCCCTGGCCGGCTGGCTCGCGGGCCGCGTCAGCTGGCGGCTGGTCTTCCTGCTCGTGCCGCCGCTGGCGCTCGCGGCCGTCGCGGTGCTGCGACGCCGGCTGGCGGCCCTGGGGCCCCCGCCCGGCGGGCAGGACGCGCCCGCGCAGCGGCGCTCGCGCCTGGTCAGCGGCGTCGTCCTCGCCGGCGGCGCCGCGCTGGCCCAGGCCGGTGCCGCCGCCCTGGTGCCGCTGCGCGCCCTGCCGGTGGCCGCCGTCGCGGCCGGGGCGGTGCTCGTCGCGCTCGCGCTGCCGCGCCTCGTGCCCGCCGGCACCCTGCGCGCCGCGCGCGGCCTGCCCAGCGTCATCGCGGTGCGGGGGCTGTTCACCGCCTGCTTCGCCGGCGCGGAGGCGTACGTGCCGCTCATGCTCGTCGTCGAGCGCGACCTGGACGTCGGGGTGGCCGGGCTGGCCCTGACCGGCGGTGCGGTCGGGTGGGCCGCCGGCTCCTCCGTGCAGGGCCGGCCGGGGATGACCGTGCCGCGCTCCCGGCTCATGGCGGTCGCGGGCGGCGTGGTCGCGGTCGTCGTGGGCCTGCTCGCGCTGCCGTCGCTGCACCTGCTGCCGGCGCTGGCGGTGCCGGTGCTGTGGACGGTCGCCGGGTTCGGCATGGGCCTGGGGATGGCGAGCACGGGCGTGCTCGTGCTGTCGATGTCGCCGCCCGCCGAGCGGGGCCGCAGCTCCTCGGCCCTGCAGCTGTCCGACGCCCTCGGGTCGGTGGCCGGCATCGCGGTGGGCGGGGCGCTGCTCGCCGCGCGCTCGGGCACCGCCGCACCGGGCGCCGCGCCGGGGGCCGCACCGGGCGCCGGCGTCCCGGACGACGGGGGGCTGACCTTCGCGGTGGTCTTCGGCGTCCTCGCCCTGGCCGGCCTCGCGGCCTCGGTCGTCGGGGCCCGCGCCCGCCCGCCCGCGAGCCGACCCGCGCCGGGGGCCGCCAGCCCTGCGCCCCCGGCCCCGGGGGCCGCGAGCACCCGTCCTGCGGCGCCGTCCTCGGCTACCGTGGCCGAGCCGTGACACCGACCTCGCCCCTGCGCCGCACCGCTCGCCCGGCCGTCCGCTCCGCCGTCCCGCCGACCGGACCGGTCGGCGCCGGCGCTCCGATGACCGCCGACACCGTGCTCGGCCCGTCGACGTCCGACGGCCAGCGCCCGCTGCGGGCGTGGCAGTCGCAGGCGCTGGAGCTGTACGAGTCCGCCCGCCACGACGACTTCCTCGTCACCGCGACCCCGGGCGCGGGCAAGACGACGTTCGCCCTCACCCTCGCCTCGCGGCTGCTCGCGCGCCGCGTCGTCGACCGGGTCGTCGTGGTGGCCCCGACCGACCACCTGCGCACGCAGTGGGCCGAGGCCGCCGACGCCGCCGGGCTCGTGCTCGACCCGACGCTGACCAACGCCGTGGGGCCGGTGCGCCCCGGCACCCGCGGCTACGTGACGACGTACGCGCAGGTGGCGGGCAAGCCGATGCTGCACGCGGCGCGGGCCACCGCCGCGAGGACCCTCGTGGTCCTGGACGAGGTGCACCACGCGGGCGACGGCCTGTCGTGGGGCGAGGCGGTGGAGGAGGCCTTCGCCCGCGCGGCGCGGCGCCTGTGCCTGACCGGGACGCCGTTCCGCACCACGCCGGGCGAGCGGATCCCGTTCGTCCGCTACGCCGAGGGCGGCGCGGACGGCGAGCTGGTCTCGGCCGCGGACTACACCTACGGCTACCGCGAGGCCCTGCGCGACGGCGTCGTGCGCCCGGTGGTCTTCGCCGCCTACACGGGCACCGCCCGCTGGCGCAACAGCGCCGGGGAGGTCGTGGCCGCGTCCCTGTCGGAGCCGAGCACGCGGGGCCAGGAGGCGACCGCCTGGCGCACCGTGCTCGACCCCAGGGGCCAGTGGGTGCCGCACGTGGTCGCCGCGATGGACGAGCGCATCACGCACCTGCGCTCCCACGGCGTGCCGGACGCCGCCGGGCTGGTGCTCGCCAGCGACCAGGAGGACGCGCGCGCCTACGCGCGGATCGTGAAGAAGGTGACCGGGGAGGCCCCGGAGCTGATCCTCTCCGACGACCCGCGCGCGAGCGCGAGGATCGAGGCGTTCACGGCGTCGACGAAGCGGATCGCCGTGTGCGTGCGCATGGTGTCCGAGGGCGTCGACGTCCCGCGCGCGGCCGTGCTGGCCTGGATGACGAGCTACCGCACGCCGCTGTTCTTCGCGCAGGCCGTCGGGCGCGTGGTGCGCTCGCGCGGGCCGCACGAGGCCGCGACCGTCTTCCTGCCCGCCGTGCGCCCGCTGCTGGCCCTGGCCGCGGAGCTGGAGCAGGAGCGCAACCACGTCATCCCCCCGCCCGCGCAGGCGGGGGAGGACCTGGACCCGCTCCCGCGCACCGAGCGCAGCGGGGAGGGCCCCGCGCAGTGGGAGGCCCTGGACGCCGACGCGCAGTTCGCGCACGTGCTGCACGGCGGCCGGGCGGTGCTGGCCTCCGACGCCCGCGCGCCCGCGGCCAGCGCCGAGGAGGAGGAGTTCCTCGGGCTGCCCGGGCTCCTGACGCCGGAGCAGACCGCGGCCCTGCTCTCGCGGCGCGACGAGGACCTGCGCCGCCGCGCGTCGTCCGCGGTGCAGGAGGACCTGTTCGGCGGGCTCGGCGACGCCGCGGGCGCGGGCAGCGCGGGCGCGGGCGGCTCCGGCGGCTCCGCGGTCGAGGACGGCGGGCGGGCCTCCTGGCGCGCCGCGGCCGACCTGCGCCGGGAGGTCAACCGGCTCGTCGCGCAGCTGGCCGCCCGCACGGGGGAGCCGCACGCGCGCGTGCACGTGGCGCTGCGCACGGCGGTGCCGGGCCCGGCGTCCGCCTCGGCGTCGCAGGAGCTGCTCGAGCGCCGCCGCGACCACCTGCTCTCCCTGCTCTGACTGCTCTGACTGCTCTGACTGCTCTGACTGCTCCGACTGCTCCGACTGCTCTGACTGCTCTGACCGCTCTGACTGCTCCGACTGCTCCGACCCCCGCGATCGTGCGCGTCCCGCCTCCGTCGTGATCTTGCACTTTCCGACCACTGCTCGTCGTGATCATGCACTTCGCGACCACCCGCAGTCGTGATCGGGTCGTGCCGTCACCCGTGAGTGGCGGAGTGGGCACGGCGTCATCGGTGGTCGCCGGCGTGTTCGCCGAGTTCGAGCACGAGCACGACCTCGAGGCCCTGCCGCCCCACACGGACGGACGACCGCGCACGCGGATGACCGACGAGCTGTCGTGGCGCAGCCCGACAGGGCTCCTCGGCCACGTCGCGGACGCCGTGCTGGTGCGGCGCACGCTCGCCGAGCTGCTCGCGGACCACGACGCCGAGATCGTCCGTCGGCTCGGCCGGGCGGGAAGTGCATGATCACCACGAGGAGCGGCCGCGAAGTGCACGATCACGACGAGCAGTGGGCGCGACGTGCATGATCACCGCGGGAGGGACGGGGGTGGCCCCGGCGACCGGCGGCACCTGAGACGATGGCGCGCCGCGGCCCGCTCCGGGCGGCGGCGACCAGCGCGAGACGACCAGCGCGGGACGACCAGCGCGAGACGACCAGCGAGAGACGGGCGGGGACGGTCCAGTGGCAGGGGTACGGGTGGCGCTGCTGGGCTGCGGGGTCGTCGGCAGCGAGGTGGCGCGCGCCCTGACGGCGAACGCGCAGGAGCTCGCCGCGCG contains:
- a CDS encoding MFS transporter, encoding MIPGELRAALAGVVALISLVAFEALAVATAMPVVATDLGGLRGYGLAFSLFLTTSLLGTVVAGGWNDRRGPRGPVLAGLGLFSAGLLLSGAATSYAVLLAGRVVAGLGGGVLVVTLYVVVGMLFTDEQRPRVFAWMSSAWVLPALVGPPLAGWLAGRVSWRLVFLLVPPLALAAVAVLRRRLAALGPPPGGQDAPAQRRSRLVSGVVLAGGAALAQAGAAALVPLRALPVAAVAAGAVLVALALPRLVPAGTLRAARGLPSVIAVRGLFTACFAGAEAYVPLMLVVERDLDVGVAGLALTGGAVGWAAGSSVQGRPGMTVPRSRLMAVAGGVVAVVVGLLALPSLHLLPALAVPVLWTVAGFGMGLGMASTGVLVLSMSPPAERGRSSSALQLSDALGSVAGIAVGGALLAARSGTAAPGAAPGAAPGAGVPDDGGLTFAVVFGVLALAGLAASVVGARARPPASRPAPGAASPAPPAPGAASTRPAAPSSATVAEP
- a CDS encoding DEAD/DEAH box helicase is translated as MTADTVLGPSTSDGQRPLRAWQSQALELYESARHDDFLVTATPGAGKTTFALTLASRLLARRVVDRVVVVAPTDHLRTQWAEAADAAGLVLDPTLTNAVGPVRPGTRGYVTTYAQVAGKPMLHAARATAARTLVVLDEVHHAGDGLSWGEAVEEAFARAARRLCLTGTPFRTTPGERIPFVRYAEGGADGELVSAADYTYGYREALRDGVVRPVVFAAYTGTARWRNSAGEVVAASLSEPSTRGQEATAWRTVLDPRGQWVPHVVAAMDERITHLRSHGVPDAAGLVLASDQEDARAYARIVKKVTGEAPELILSDDPRASARIEAFTASTKRIAVCVRMVSEGVDVPRAAVLAWMTSYRTPLFFAQAVGRVVRSRGPHEAATVFLPAVRPLLALAAELEQERNHVIPPPAQAGEDLDPLPRTERSGEGPAQWEALDADAQFAHVLHGGRAVLASDARAPAASAEEEEFLGLPGLLTPEQTAALLSRRDEDLRRRASSAVQEDLFGGLGDAAGAGSAGAGGSGGSAVEDGGRASWRAAADLRREVNRLVAQLAARTGEPHARVHVALRTAVPGPASASASQELLERRRDHLLSLL